Proteins from a single region of Streptomyces vinaceus:
- a CDS encoding ABC transporter substrate-binding protein encodes MPAGVRNPRLGRLRRHPVLSLAAALLLLAGAVFGGAWGYRVLFPPDLSCGAGMTAAGKPAACVGVNLDSTPFTKGEPERMRKLEDAVRTANQAVKGNTTSVVLMLNFSPVEDVDTLTYESLYPNIEGAMTAVWRANNTAAYGSTPGVKLYLANMGSQYGSWQQAVAGIGKYAEAEHISAVVGLGQSTEQTRQAAAAISAQLHIPVIGSTVTGNSMNVDPSDPAGKRPIPDMFRVSPTNSDSVIAAAQYVTGLRPAVTSLAVVADSVAGDDYTATLAAEAKTRFQAPDRTVTVLPYTSPRSLPSGAGRQDYLVQQFNLMHANLCQAAPSVVYFAGRGRDLGAFVQNWVQGSPCGTAQLRIVVGDDASEAIRDDAVLKGVASGRVTVVYTALASPDEWGTECPGSDAKRNYDQFWSAFTGRPDPCTKQPLATTQSGAQPLSFDPADLASGQAMLSHDAAVAAISAARHDEAGLRNPGLETGILHQFYCAQMLPGASGWLSFGADGNPVGKPTPIVQLGPDGATKTVTLTWPGSAPNLSLPQRGGTGAPGC; translated from the coding sequence ATGCCCGCAGGTGTACGCAACCCCCGACTCGGCCGGCTGCGCCGCCACCCGGTGCTCTCCCTGGCCGCAGCCCTCCTCCTCCTGGCCGGTGCCGTGTTCGGCGGCGCATGGGGCTACCGGGTGCTGTTCCCGCCGGACCTATCGTGCGGGGCCGGGATGACCGCCGCCGGAAAACCGGCGGCGTGCGTCGGCGTGAACCTCGACAGCACGCCCTTCACCAAGGGCGAACCGGAGCGCATGCGCAAGCTGGAGGACGCGGTCCGCACCGCCAACCAGGCGGTGAAGGGAAACACCACCAGCGTCGTGCTGATGCTGAACTTCTCGCCCGTGGAAGACGTGGACACGCTGACCTACGAGTCGCTGTACCCCAACATCGAGGGGGCCATGACCGCGGTCTGGCGCGCCAACAACACGGCCGCGTACGGCAGTACACCTGGGGTCAAGCTGTACCTGGCCAACATGGGGAGCCAGTACGGGTCCTGGCAGCAGGCGGTCGCCGGGATCGGCAAGTACGCGGAGGCCGAGCACATCTCGGCGGTCGTGGGCCTCGGCCAGAGCACCGAGCAGACCCGGCAGGCCGCCGCGGCCATTTCCGCCCAACTGCACATCCCCGTCATCGGATCGACCGTCACCGGCAACTCCATGAACGTGGACCCCTCGGACCCGGCGGGCAAGCGGCCGATCCCCGACATGTTCCGCGTCTCGCCCACCAACTCCGACTCCGTCATCGCGGCCGCCCAGTACGTGACGGGACTGCGCCCGGCCGTGACCTCGCTCGCGGTGGTGGCGGACAGCGTCGCCGGCGACGACTACACGGCCACGCTGGCGGCGGAGGCCAAGACCCGTTTCCAGGCACCGGACCGCACGGTGACGGTGCTCCCGTACACCTCGCCCCGCAGCCTGCCGAGCGGAGCCGGCCGCCAGGACTACCTGGTCCAGCAGTTCAACCTGATGCACGCCAACCTGTGCCAGGCCGCGCCCTCCGTCGTCTACTTCGCCGGTCGGGGCCGCGACCTCGGAGCCTTCGTGCAGAACTGGGTGCAGGGCAGCCCCTGCGGCACCGCCCAGCTGCGCATCGTGGTCGGGGACGACGCGTCCGAGGCCATCCGCGACGACGCGGTCCTCAAGGGCGTCGCCTCCGGCCGGGTCACGGTGGTGTACACGGCCCTGGCCAGTCCGGACGAGTGGGGGACCGAATGCCCCGGATCGGACGCCAAGCGCAACTACGACCAGTTCTGGTCGGCGTTCACCGGCCGGCCGGACCCCTGCACGAAGCAGCCCCTGGCCACCACCCAGTCCGGCGCGCAGCCGCTGTCCTTCGACCCCGCGGACCTCGCCAGCGGCCAGGCCATGCTCTCGCACGACGCCGCCGTCGCCGCGATCAGCGCGGCCCGGCACGACGAGGCGGGCCTGAGGAACCCGGGGCTGGAGACCGGCATCCTCCACCAGTTCTACTGCGCGCAGATGCTCCCGGGGGCGAGTGGCTGGCTCTCGTTCGGCGCCGACGGCAACCCGGTCGGCAAGCCCACCCCCATCGTCCAGCTGGGCCCGGACGGGGCGACGAAGACCGTCACCCTCACCTGGCCGGGCTCCGCCCCCAACCTGAGCCTGCCGCAGCGCGGCGGTACGGGCGCCCCGGGCTGCTGA
- a CDS encoding site-2 protease family protein gives MNGSVPIGRVVGVPLRMHWSVPLLVVLFAYGLGRQTLPVWTPGRSNAVYTLASVVGALLLMGSLLLHETAHAATARRSKISVEDVTLWALGGMTRMGRPQTARAAFAVAVSGPLTSLVIGGAAVGAGIGLHALLGWAVPAAVLVWLGWANLFLGVFNLLPASPLDGGRVLQALLWWRTGDRDRADRAASRSGQVMGVLLAALGWVSFLRGSSGGLWLVAIGLFITLVAGAERQRAVLQTGLRGVRVTDAMSSPVATGADWLSVRRFIEEVAVRTRHSALPLLDFDGRPSGVVHVRGLARIPQARRDALRVREVATPLERCAVAAPGDLLGAALDALRPGTGLPLLVVDADRLVGIVTAKDVTRLMERQALGGGPDPR, from the coding sequence ATGAACGGCTCGGTCCCCATCGGACGTGTCGTCGGAGTGCCGCTGCGCATGCACTGGAGCGTGCCGCTGCTCGTCGTGCTGTTCGCGTACGGCCTGGGCCGTCAGACCCTCCCCGTGTGGACTCCGGGGCGCTCGAACGCCGTGTACACCCTCGCCAGCGTCGTGGGGGCCCTGCTGCTGATGGGCAGCCTGCTCCTGCACGAGACCGCGCACGCCGCCACGGCCCGCCGCAGCAAGATCTCCGTCGAGGACGTCACCCTGTGGGCGCTGGGCGGCATGACCAGGATGGGCCGGCCCCAGACCGCGAGGGCGGCCTTCGCGGTCGCGGTGAGCGGCCCCCTCACCAGCCTGGTCATCGGCGGCGCCGCGGTCGGCGCGGGGATCGGCCTGCACGCCCTGCTCGGCTGGGCGGTGCCCGCCGCCGTCCTGGTCTGGCTGGGCTGGGCCAACCTGTTCCTCGGCGTCTTCAACCTGCTGCCGGCCTCTCCGCTGGACGGCGGCCGGGTGCTCCAGGCGCTGCTGTGGTGGCGTACGGGCGACCGGGACCGGGCCGACCGGGCGGCCTCGCGCAGCGGACAGGTCATGGGGGTGCTGCTGGCGGCCCTGGGCTGGGTCTCCTTCCTGCGCGGTTCCTCGGGCGGGCTGTGGCTCGTCGCCATCGGCCTCTTCATCACGCTCGTCGCGGGCGCGGAGCGCCAGCGCGCCGTCCTGCAGACCGGGCTGCGGGGTGTGCGCGTCACCGATGCCATGTCCAGCCCGGTGGCGACGGGCGCGGACTGGCTGAGCGTGCGCCGGTTCATCGAGGAGGTGGCCGTGCGCACGCGGCATTCCGCACTGCCGCTGCTCGATTTCGACGGCCGCCCGAGCGGGGTGGTGCACGTGCGCGGGCTGGCCCGGATCCCGCAGGCGCGGCGGGACGCGCTGCGCGTGCGGGAGGTGGCGACCCCGCTGGAGCGGTGCGCGGTGGCGGCCCCGGGCGATCTGCTGGGCGCCGCCCTGGACGCGCTGCGGCCGGGGACCGGTCTGCCGTTGCTGGTGGTGGACGCGGACCGGCTGGTGGGGATCGTCACCGCCAAGGACGTCACCCGGCTCATGGAGCGGCAGGCGCTGGGCGGGGGCCCGGATCCGCGGTGA